A window from Abditibacteriaceae bacterium encodes these proteins:
- a CDS encoding DUF2809 domain-containing protein, which produces MRHRLRHKRIAALAGAVFVAALGLGVRHNSHLLPQFVRDYAPDSLWALMIFWFALALRPHRALGKTTALAFGFCVLIECSQLLQPPILVSLRATRIGALVLGHGFLWSDIACYAVGIAVGSLAARVASTHLSAPDLALSRGNEGHA; this is translated from the coding sequence ATGAGACATCGATTGCGGCACAAAAGAATCGCTGCCCTCGCCGGCGCAGTTTTTGTCGCCGCCTTAGGATTGGGAGTGCGCCACAACTCCCACTTGCTGCCGCAATTCGTCCGGGACTATGCGCCCGATAGCTTGTGGGCCTTGATGATCTTCTGGTTTGCCCTCGCGCTGCGACCGCATCGTGCGCTAGGCAAAACGACAGCGCTTGCTTTTGGATTCTGCGTTCTCATCGAATGCAGCCAACTGCTCCAGCCACCAATTCTTGTTTCTCTGCGCGCTACGCGGATTGGCGCGCTTGTCCTTGGACACGGATTCCTGTGGAGCGACATCGCTTGTTACGCCGTAGGCATTGCGGTGGGAAGTCTGGCGGCTCGCGTTGCGTCCACGCACTTGAGTGCGCCCGATTTGGCCTTGAGTCGCGGGAACGAAGGACACGCCTGA
- the glgP gene encoding alpha-glucan family phosphorylase produces the protein MRTATNKELRIAYFSMEVGLQTDVPTYSGGLGVLAGDTLKSSADLNLPMVAVSLMYRKGYFRQEIDLDGRQIEHPVDWSPADFMTLLPNRVSVELEGRTVQIQAWRYDIKGENGGILPVYFLDTDIEENDVWDRGLTYHLYGGDDVYRFKQEVILGIGGVRMLQSLGISVRKYHMNEGHAALLTLELLHRYKQNVESVWDERAVWDEEKVQDLCIFTTHTPVEAGHDRFSWEIVENNLRDYFPMSVFKELGGEDKLNMTTLGLNLSGYHNGVAKKHGEVSQNMFPGYDIRSVTNGVHSRTWTHEHWAKLYDKYIPNWTNEPELFVRVDNIPNEEIWATHQQCKRELLDIVTQRTGIDMSPDVLTIGFARRATPYKRADLLFRDVQRLSEIAGGKLQIIYAGKSHPRDGGGKDLISNIFKSARDLAGQIKVVYLQNYEMEMALKLVAGVDVWLNTPMRPREASGTSGMKATHNGVPNFSVLDGWWIEGWVEDVTGWSIGPAALETNLVENDDSEDVEDLYRKLEHKLLPLYYGGDDRIRWIDVMKGAIGKNACYFNTHRMMRQYVTEAYIR, from the coding sequence TTGCGCACTGCAACGAATAAAGAATTACGCATCGCTTATTTTTCGATGGAAGTCGGCCTGCAAACCGATGTGCCGACATATTCCGGCGGTTTGGGTGTTCTGGCTGGCGACACTCTTAAGAGCAGCGCCGATCTGAATTTGCCGATGGTGGCCGTTTCTTTGATGTATCGCAAAGGTTATTTTCGTCAGGAAATTGATCTCGATGGACGCCAAATCGAGCATCCGGTCGATTGGAGCCCCGCCGACTTCATGACGCTTTTGCCGAACCGCGTTTCCGTTGAACTCGAAGGCCGTACCGTTCAGATTCAGGCGTGGCGCTACGATATCAAAGGCGAGAACGGCGGGATTCTGCCGGTTTATTTTCTTGATACCGATATCGAAGAAAACGATGTTTGGGACAGAGGTCTGACCTATCATCTTTACGGCGGCGATGATGTTTATCGTTTCAAGCAGGAAGTGATTCTCGGTATTGGCGGCGTGCGAATGCTGCAAAGTCTGGGCATTTCGGTGCGCAAATATCACATGAACGAAGGCCACGCGGCTTTGCTCACCCTCGAACTTTTGCATCGCTATAAGCAGAACGTCGAAAGCGTGTGGGATGAGCGCGCGGTGTGGGACGAAGAAAAGGTGCAGGACTTATGCATTTTTACGACGCACACGCCGGTCGAAGCCGGACACGACCGCTTTAGCTGGGAGATTGTCGAGAACAACCTGCGCGATTACTTCCCGATGAGTGTCTTCAAAGAACTCGGCGGCGAAGACAAACTCAACATGACGACGTTGGGTCTCAACCTTTCGGGCTACCACAACGGCGTGGCGAAGAAACATGGCGAGGTTTCGCAGAACATGTTTCCCGGCTACGATATTCGCAGCGTCACCAATGGCGTGCATTCGCGCACATGGACGCACGAACATTGGGCCAAACTTTACGACAAATACATTCCTAACTGGACAAACGAGCCAGAGCTTTTCGTGCGTGTTGATAACATTCCCAACGAAGAAATCTGGGCAACGCATCAGCAATGCAAGCGCGAGTTGCTGGATATCGTGACGCAGCGCACCGGTATCGACATGTCGCCCGACGTGCTAACGATTGGCTTTGCCCGCCGCGCGACGCCTTACAAGCGCGCCGATTTGTTATTCCGCGATGTGCAACGTTTGTCGGAAATTGCGGGTGGCAAGCTGCAAATCATCTACGCAGGAAAATCGCACCCGCGCGATGGCGGCGGCAAAGACCTGATTTCCAACATTTTTAAAAGCGCACGCGACCTGGCCGGGCAAATCAAAGTCGTGTATTTGCAGAACTACGAAATGGAGATGGCGCTCAAGTTGGTTGCCGGTGTCGACGTGTGGCTCAATACACCGATGCGACCGCGCGAAGCGTCGGGGACTTCGGGCATGAAAGCGACGCATAATGGCGTGCCGAACTTTTCGGTTCTTGATGGCTGGTGGATTGAAGGCTGGGTCGAAGACGTCACCGGCTGGAGCATTGGCCCCGCGGCGTTGGAAACCAATCTGGTCGAAAACGACGATTCGGAAGATGTCGAAGATTTATATCGCAAATTAGAACACAAACTTCTCCCGCTTTATTACGGGGGCGATGACCGCATCAGGTGGATCGACGTGATGAAAGGCGCCATCGGCAAAAACGCGTGTTACTTCAACACGCACCGCATGATGCGCCAGTATGTAACCGAAGCATATATTCGCTAA
- the bchE gene encoding magnesium-protoporphyrin IX monomethyl ester anaerobic oxidative cyclase codes for MRILLINPPHTAIGSRVPYEHLPPLGLLAIGGPLVDSGHEVSLLDAEFGPMSVATIVDYARDFAPDAVLLGHSGSTSAHPTVAALTRSLRGAMPRLHIVYGGVFPTYHWRDVLEEETQIDAIVRGEGEETARQLMHALEHGRSLELVPGIAFRKDSAPFATPAAPMIRNLDDYRIGWELIDISRYSYWGDRRAVVVQFSRGCPHLCNYCGQRGFWTRWRHRDPKKFAAELAWLAREHGVEVVNFADENPTSSKKVWREFLEALIAEDVNLTIVGSTRADDIVRDADILHVYKKAGVARFLMGMESYDEATLLKIRKGGSISKDREAIRLLREHDILSMATWVVGFEEETDRDYRRGLKQLLSYDPDQIQVMYVTPHRWTPYFRLAASRRVIQLDQRKWDYKHQVLSTQHMAPWRVLLWVKTIELIMQLRPRSLWRLWTHHDLPIRDCIRWYYRVGRRVLFFELDNFFKRERQLHQTDGPTLSQFWGTPQDEEENALRVPARNALISIDTGNLAVRI; via the coding sequence ATGCGAATTCTGTTAATCAATCCGCCACACACTGCCATCGGTAGCCGCGTGCCCTACGAGCATTTGCCGCCATTGGGTCTGCTGGCTATCGGCGGCCCGCTCGTCGATTCGGGGCATGAAGTTTCTTTGCTGGACGCGGAATTCGGCCCGATGTCCGTCGCCACCATTGTCGATTACGCGCGCGATTTTGCGCCCGATGCGGTTCTGCTCGGGCATTCGGGTTCAACTTCGGCACATCCGACAGTGGCCGCCCTTACACGCTCCTTGCGTGGGGCGATGCCACGTCTGCATATCGTTTACGGCGGCGTGTTCCCGACGTATCACTGGCGCGATGTCCTTGAGGAAGAGACGCAAATCGATGCGATTGTACGGGGCGAAGGTGAAGAAACCGCGCGCCAACTGATGCACGCGTTGGAACATGGGCGCTCGCTGGAACTGGTTCCCGGAATCGCGTTTCGTAAAGATAGCGCGCCGTTCGCCACACCCGCAGCGCCGATGATTCGTAATCTCGATGATTACCGCATCGGCTGGGAACTCATCGACATCAGCCGTTACAGCTACTGGGGCGACCGGCGCGCGGTTGTCGTGCAGTTCTCTCGCGGCTGCCCGCATCTTTGCAACTATTGCGGCCAACGCGGCTTCTGGACACGTTGGCGCCACCGCGACCCGAAGAAGTTCGCCGCCGAACTCGCGTGGCTCGCGCGCGAACATGGCGTGGAAGTCGTGAACTTCGCCGACGAAAACCCGACGTCCTCGAAAAAAGTGTGGCGCGAGTTTCTCGAAGCCTTGATAGCCGAAGATGTGAACCTCACCATCGTCGGCTCAACGCGGGCCGATGATATCGTGCGTGATGCCGATATTCTGCACGTGTATAAGAAGGCGGGTGTCGCGCGCTTCTTGATGGGAATGGAAAGTTACGACGAAGCCACGCTCTTGAAAATTCGCAAGGGCGGTTCAATCAGCAAAGACCGCGAAGCGATTCGTCTCTTGCGCGAGCATGACATTCTTTCGATGGCGACGTGGGTTGTCGGTTTTGAGGAAGAAACCGACCGCGATTACCGGCGCGGTCTCAAGCAACTGCTATCCTACGACCCCGACCAAATTCAGGTGATGTATGTCACGCCGCACCGCTGGACGCCCTATTTTCGCCTCGCGGCATCGCGCCGCGTGATTCAACTCGATCAGCGCAAATGGGATTACAAGCATCAAGTATTAAGCACGCAGCACATGGCGCCGTGGCGCGTTTTGCTGTGGGTCAAAACCATCGAATTAATAATGCAACTTCGCCCGCGTTCGCTCTGGCGTTTGTGGACGCACCACGATTTGCCGATCCGAGATTGTATTCGCTGGTACTACCGCGTCGGTCGCCGTGTCCTCTTTTTCGAGCTGGATAATTTCTTCAAGCGCGAACGCCAACTGCATCAAACGGATGGCCCAACGCTCTCACAATTCTGGGGCACGCCGCAAGATGAAGAGGAGAATGCGCTTCGTGTGCCTGCTCGAAACGCACTCATCTCGATTGATACAGGGAATCTGGCCGTCCGCATATAG
- a CDS encoding LysR substrate-binding domain-containing protein translates to MGRESGSGTREVVERALKERSVTLMPTMALGHTEVIKRAVENSDGWAFVSRLAVANETRSGLLRIIEVEGWNVQRPLHRLKLQGKYEGRAVREFVRILREHCRTRA, encoded by the coding sequence ATCGGGCGCGAAAGCGGGTCGGGCACACGCGAAGTCGTTGAACGGGCGCTGAAGGAACGAAGTGTGACTCTTATGCCTACGATGGCGCTCGGGCATACGGAAGTGATAAAAAGAGCGGTCGAAAATTCTGACGGTTGGGCTTTTGTGTCCCGACTTGCTGTTGCCAACGAAACAAGGTCGGGCTTGCTTCGCATTATCGAGGTTGAAGGCTGGAATGTTCAGCGTCCTCTGCATCGTTTGAAATTGCAGGGGAAATATGAAGGACGCGCGGTGCGCGAATTTGTCCGTATTCTGCGCGAACATTGCCGCACGCGTGCCTAG
- a CDS encoding ABC transporter ATP-binding protein, whose product MLQTQGPTSAPEAVLSEPVSPLTQDATHQNAAGEIILQTENLQKVYRAPFARVGKTALHGLTINVKRGEIFGLVGPNGSGKTTTLKLLLGLIKPTGGKLEIFGRGPRDVAVKQRIGFLPDGPYFYDHLNSYEVLDFYGKLFGYSSAQRESQQEELLDMVGLNKADRHRQIRTYSKGMMQRVGLAQALINDPEFLFLDEPTTGLDPIGARQMKDAILDVRAKGKTVLLCSHLLADVQAICDRVAILSEGQLVKFGTVQELVGPSQNFEIFAAGLGADAIQQARTKGYIPQIPASSGAQFVANSSEQLDEVLTFIRDNGGRTTDVKGHSETLEDVFVRSVRSDGR is encoded by the coding sequence ATGCTGCAAACCCAAGGGCCGACGTCGGCCCCGGAAGCCGTGCTGTCTGAACCGGTTTCGCCCCTGACGCAGGATGCTACGCATCAAAACGCGGCGGGCGAAATCATTTTGCAAACCGAAAATTTGCAAAAAGTGTATCGTGCGCCCTTTGCCCGCGTGGGTAAAACGGCGTTGCATGGCCTGACGATCAATGTCAAGCGAGGCGAAATTTTTGGTCTTGTCGGCCCCAACGGCAGCGGCAAAACCACGACGCTGAAATTGTTGCTCGGCCTGATTAAGCCAACCGGCGGCAAACTCGAAATCTTCGGGCGCGGGCCGCGCGACGTGGCCGTCAAACAGCGAATCGGCTTTTTGCCCGATGGTCCGTATTTTTACGATCATCTCAATTCGTATGAGGTGCTCGATTTCTACGGCAAGCTTTTCGGCTATTCTTCGGCGCAACGCGAATCGCAGCAGGAAGAGTTGCTCGATATGGTCGGGCTGAACAAAGCCGACCGCCACCGCCAGATCCGCACCTATTCCAAAGGTATGATGCAGCGCGTCGGTCTGGCGCAGGCACTTATCAACGATCCGGAATTTCTTTTTCTCGACGAGCCTACAACCGGTCTCGACCCGATTGGCGCGCGCCAGATGAAGGACGCGATTCTCGATGTGCGAGCCAAAGGCAAGACCGTTTTGCTGTGCTCGCATTTGCTGGCCGACGTTCAGGCCATCTGCGACCGCGTCGCGATTTTGTCCGAAGGCCAACTCGTCAAATTCGGAACTGTGCAGGAACTGGTGGGGCCGAGCCAGAACTTTGAAATTTTCGCCGCCGGTCTTGGTGCCGATGCGATTCAACAGGCACGCACCAAAGGCTATATCCCGCAGATTCCTGCGTCGAGTGGCGCGCAGTTCGTGGCCAATTCATCGGAGCAACTGGACGAAGTCTTGACATTTATTCGGGACAACGGCGGGCGCACCACCGATGTAAAAGGCCACAGCGAAACGCTTGAAGACGTGTTCGTGCGCAGCGTGCGCAGCGATGGACGTTAA
- the aceE gene encoding pyruvate dehydrogenase (acetyl-transferring), homodimeric type gives MSDSTGVMQTSTNPATSGADGVNANGSANGSSSHISEEINDIETREWIDSLEWVLQTSGPERVQELLHRLEIHAQKSGVRVPFAATTPYINTIARSQQPEFPGDRALERRIKSLIRYNAMAMVLRAVKKTDDPGGGAVGGHIATYASAATLVEVGFNHFFRARNGDDSGDQVYFQGHASPGVYARAFLEGRLKEENLVNFRQELQPEMGLSSYPHPWLMPNFWQFPTVSMGLGPICSIYQARFNRYLQHRGLKDLENSHVWAFLGDGETDEPETLGAITLAAREKLDNLIWVVNCNLQRLDGPVRGNGKIIQELEGIFRGAGWNVIKVVWGNDWDPLLEADENGALVNRMAEVVDGQYQKYTVESGEYARDHFFNSPELQELAKNLSDEDIRNLRRGGHDPEKVYAAYKSAVETKGQPTVILAKTVKGYGLGEEAEGRNPTHNQKKLKEDSLRTFGKRFDIPVPEEEIVNAPFYKPADDSPEMKYLHERRQALGGYVPSRTVSAPALKTPEESVFEEFYVGTGDKLESTTKSFVRILMNLLRDKEIGKFIVPIIPDEARTFGMDGMFRSVGIYSSLGQLYEPVDKKELAFYKESKSGQILEEGINEAGAMGSFVAAGSAYATHGVPTIPFYIYYSMFGHQRIGDLVWLAADQRCRGFMLGGTAGRTTLNGEGLQHQDGHSHLFAYAVPNQVTYDPAYAYELAVIIRDGIRRMYEVGEAVFYYITVMNENIPMPAMPEGDREKIKNGILKGMYKVQPTKKASAKLKAQLFGSGMILGEVRKAATILEEKYGVAADVWSITSYKELARDGLGCERDNLLNPNGEQKVPYVTQCLQDATDSVFVASSDYVKALPDSISKWVPGKLMSLGTDGFGRSETRGALRDHFEVDHRYVVLATLKALADAGKMKHSAVEKAMKELGINPGKLNPMIV, from the coding sequence ATGAGCGACTCAACTGGTGTCATGCAAACCTCGACCAATCCCGCCACTTCCGGCGCGGATGGCGTCAACGCCAATGGCTCTGCCAATGGCTCGTCCAGTCACATTTCTGAAGAAATCAACGATATAGAAACGCGCGAGTGGATCGATTCACTCGAATGGGTCTTGCAAACAAGTGGGCCAGAACGCGTGCAGGAACTACTGCACCGTTTGGAGATCCACGCGCAAAAGAGCGGCGTTCGTGTTCCATTCGCGGCAACCACGCCTTATATCAATACGATTGCGCGCAGCCAGCAGCCGGAGTTCCCCGGCGACCGCGCGCTCGAACGCCGCATCAAAAGCCTGATTCGCTACAACGCGATGGCGATGGTGCTGCGCGCCGTGAAGAAAACCGACGATCCGGGCGGCGGCGCGGTCGGCGGTCACATCGCTACCTACGCTTCGGCGGCGACGCTTGTAGAAGTCGGTTTTAATCACTTCTTCCGCGCGCGCAACGGCGACGATTCGGGCGATCAGGTTTATTTTCAAGGCCACGCATCGCCGGGCGTTTATGCCCGCGCCTTTCTGGAAGGCCGACTCAAAGAAGAAAACCTCGTCAACTTCCGCCAGGAATTGCAGCCCGAAATGGGCCTGAGTTCGTATCCTCATCCGTGGCTGATGCCGAACTTCTGGCAGTTCCCCACGGTTTCGATGGGTCTTGGCCCAATTTGCTCGATTTATCAGGCGCGCTTTAATCGCTATCTGCAGCATCGCGGATTGAAAGACCTTGAGAACTCGCACGTCTGGGCATTTCTGGGCGACGGCGAAACCGACGAACCCGAAACGCTGGGAGCGATTACGCTCGCCGCGCGCGAAAAACTCGACAACCTCATCTGGGTTGTCAACTGCAACCTCCAGCGTCTCGATGGGCCGGTGCGTGGCAACGGCAAAATCATTCAGGAACTGGAAGGCATTTTCCGGGGCGCAGGTTGGAACGTCATCAAAGTCGTGTGGGGCAACGATTGGGATCCGCTTCTCGAAGCCGACGAAAATGGAGCTTTGGTCAATCGCATGGCCGAAGTCGTCGATGGTCAGTATCAGAAATACACGGTCGAAAGTGGCGAATATGCCCGCGACCATTTCTTCAATTCGCCCGAGTTGCAAGAGTTGGCAAAGAACCTGAGCGACGAAGATATTCGTAATCTGCGTCGTGGCGGACACGACCCCGAAAAGGTTTACGCCGCTTACAAATCGGCTGTGGAAACCAAAGGCCAGCCGACGGTTATCCTCGCGAAAACCGTTAAAGGCTATGGACTCGGCGAAGAAGCCGAGGGCCGCAACCCAACGCACAACCAGAAGAAACTCAAGGAAGATTCGCTACGGACGTTCGGAAAGCGTTTCGACATTCCGGTTCCTGAAGAAGAAATCGTCAACGCGCCGTTTTACAAGCCAGCCGACGATTCGCCGGAAATGAAGTATCTCCACGAGCGTCGTCAGGCGCTTGGCGGCTACGTCCCGTCACGCACCGTTTCCGCTCCCGCTCTTAAAACGCCGGAAGAAAGCGTTTTTGAAGAGTTCTACGTCGGAACCGGCGACAAGCTGGAAAGCACGACGAAATCGTTCGTGCGTATTCTGATGAACCTGTTGCGCGACAAGGAAATTGGCAAGTTCATCGTGCCGATTATTCCCGACGAAGCGCGCACCTTTGGCATGGACGGTATGTTCCGCTCGGTTGGCATTTATTCGTCGCTCGGTCAGCTTTACGAACCCGTCGACAAAAAGGAACTGGCGTTCTACAAGGAATCGAAGAGCGGCCAGATTTTGGAAGAAGGCATCAACGAAGCAGGCGCCATGGGCAGCTTTGTGGCGGCAGGTTCGGCTTACGCGACTCATGGCGTGCCAACGATTCCGTTCTACATTTACTATTCGATGTTCGGCCATCAGCGTATCGGCGACCTTGTCTGGCTCGCCGCCGACCAGCGTTGCCGTGGCTTTATGCTCGGCGGAACTGCGGGCCGAACCACGCTCAACGGCGAAGGCTTGCAGCATCAGGACGGACATTCGCACTTGTTCGCCTACGCTGTTCCCAACCAGGTCACATACGATCCGGCGTATGCTTACGAACTTGCAGTCATCATTCGCGATGGCATTCGCCGTATGTATGAAGTCGGCGAAGCGGTGTTCTATTACATCACGGTGATGAACGAGAACATTCCGATGCCAGCGATGCCCGAAGGCGACCGCGAGAAAATCAAAAACGGCATTCTCAAAGGCATGTACAAAGTGCAGCCTACGAAGAAAGCCAGTGCGAAACTCAAAGCGCAGCTCTTCGGCAGCGGCATGATTCTGGGCGAAGTGCGCAAAGCGGCCACGATTCTCGAAGAAAAGTACGGAGTTGCCGCCGATGTGTGGAGCATTACGAGTTACAAAGAACTCGCCCGCGATGGCCTGGGCTGTGAACGCGACAACTTGCTCAACCCAAATGGCGAGCAGAAAGTGCCGTATGTCACACAATGCTTGCAGGACGCGACCGACAGCGTATTTGTCGCGAGCAGCGATTACGTTAAGGCCCTGCCCGACAGCATTTCCAAATGGGTTCCCGGCAAGCTGATGTCGCTCGGAACTGATGGCTTTGGCCGTAGCGAAACACGCGGTGCACTGCGCGACCATTTTGAAGTCGATCATCGCTACGTTGTTTTGGCAACGCTAAAAGCTCTTGCAGACGCAGGCAAGATGAAGCACTCGGCAGTCGAGAAAGCGATGAAGGAATTGGGCATCAACCCTGGCAAGCTCAATCCGATGATTGTCTAG
- a CDS encoding LysR substrate-binding domain-containing protein, with the protein MNLTHLAAFHAVAQEGSVSRGAERLCVSQPAVSKQLRELERSLGAALFYRLSTGVRLTDAGELLFQYAQQLFALESEAETALRDLRELRRGSLVVGASTTIGTYLLPAVCSEFSRRYPAIELRLQINNTQTTQKLLQENALDLALTEGFVEIPNLSAEVFYNDEIVAVVAAKNEVVKCDVISLHDLQSLRFIGRESGSGAKAGRAHAKSLNGR; encoded by the coding sequence ATGAATCTCACACATCTGGCGGCGTTTCATGCCGTCGCGCAAGAAGGCAGCGTTAGTCGCGGGGCCGAGCGGTTATGTGTCAGCCAACCAGCGGTCTCCAAACAGTTGCGTGAACTCGAGCGCAGTCTGGGTGCGGCGCTCTTTTATCGCCTTTCGACCGGCGTGCGACTTACCGACGCGGGCGAACTTCTCTTTCAGTACGCGCAACAATTATTCGCCCTTGAAAGCGAAGCCGAGACCGCGCTGCGCGATCTTCGCGAGCTGCGGCGCGGAAGCCTCGTGGTTGGGGCCAGTACAACAATCGGGACTTATCTGCTCCCTGCCGTCTGTAGCGAGTTCTCGCGGCGCTATCCTGCCATAGAACTTCGATTGCAGATCAATAATACACAGACAACACAAAAGCTCTTGCAGGAGAATGCGCTCGACCTCGCTTTAACCGAAGGTTTTGTCGAAATCCCGAATTTATCGGCAGAAGTTTTTTACAACGATGAAATCGTTGCGGTTGTAGCGGCGAAAAATGAAGTCGTAAAGTGTGACGTCATTTCGCTGCACGATCTGCAAAGCCTGCGTTTTATCGGGCGCGAAAGCGGATCGGGCGCGAAAGCGGGTCGGGCACACGCGAAGTCGTTGAACGGGCGCTGA
- a CDS encoding lipopolysaccharide biosynthesis protein, translating to MRSRTKRALGWRMGSIYTRFVLQWIVTIVFTRLLLPEDFGLLAQATIVVTLAATVSEVGMAPALIQKRDLTIEHIRTAFAISIISGLFLSSLLWLMAPLFEVLFASKGITPILRVLSWTFLLTSLSTTGFALLQRDLNFRSLFIIDTLSYIGYGIVGVVMALRGNGVWALVAAAVTQSALKVLITIAISRHSLRPKLHLEAARSLLRFGAGMSATRIIIQCSRTTDNFIVGRYLGAEALGYYSRAYVLMSLPIHEIAGAMNTVLFPAYAEIQDQHERVRRVYFENLSFVALRTFPVLITMSVLSVELMRGVYGPLWKPAATPLSILCIGGCFLCIYTLGDALARAKGALAPRFWQHLIFAIVVLALSRIGAQYGNAGVAVGVSIALFLQYLMMAHLANQLLESSWRQFWSAQIPGAIVAVLCGAVAYGSAQVMRALHWPDLVIAALSSLCVLAISLLLLFRLPAAWLPPAVSKMREGIRSKLAGLLSRRRAAQP from the coding sequence TTGCGTTCTCGCACCAAGCGGGCGCTGGGATGGCGTATGGGTTCGATTTATACCCGTTTTGTATTGCAGTGGATTGTCACGATTGTCTTCACTCGTTTACTCCTCCCAGAAGACTTCGGTTTGCTGGCACAAGCGACGATTGTCGTAACTCTGGCCGCGACAGTATCCGAAGTTGGCATGGCTCCGGCGTTGATTCAAAAGCGCGATCTTACCATCGAGCATATTCGCACCGCGTTTGCGATTTCGATTATCAGCGGCCTTTTTCTTTCGAGCTTGCTATGGTTGATGGCGCCGCTGTTCGAGGTCTTGTTCGCCAGCAAAGGCATCACGCCGATTTTGCGTGTTCTGTCATGGACGTTCTTGCTCACCAGCCTGAGCACCACAGGCTTTGCATTGCTCCAGCGCGATCTCAATTTTCGCAGCCTGTTTATAATCGACACGCTCTCGTACATTGGTTACGGCATTGTTGGGGTTGTGATGGCGCTGCGAGGCAACGGTGTCTGGGCGCTCGTCGCGGCAGCCGTCACGCAGTCGGCACTGAAAGTCTTGATCACGATCGCGATTTCGCGGCATTCGCTGCGCCCAAAGCTGCATCTTGAAGCCGCGCGTTCGTTGCTGCGCTTTGGCGCCGGCATGAGCGCGACACGAATTATTATTCAGTGTTCACGCACGACGGATAACTTCATTGTAGGCCGTTATCTGGGAGCCGAAGCGCTCGGTTATTATTCGCGCGCCTATGTTTTAATGTCGCTGCCAATTCACGAAATCGCTGGCGCGATGAATACAGTGCTCTTTCCGGCGTATGCAGAGATTCAGGATCAGCACGAACGGGTGCGCCGCGTTTACTTTGAAAATCTCAGTTTTGTCGCGTTGCGCACCTTCCCCGTTTTGATCACGATGTCGGTTCTGTCGGTTGAATTGATGCGTGGCGTTTACGGCCCGCTGTGGAAACCGGCGGCAACACCGCTGAGCATTCTCTGTATCGGCGGCTGTTTCCTGTGCATTTACACCCTCGGCGATGCACTTGCGCGGGCCAAAGGCGCACTCGCACCGCGCTTCTGGCAACACCTGATTTTTGCCATTGTCGTTCTGGCGTTATCGCGCATCGGTGCGCAGTACGGCAACGCGGGCGTCGCTGTTGGCGTAAGCATCGCGCTTTTCCTCCAATACCTCATGATGGCGCACCTCGCGAACCAGCTGCTCGAATCTTCGTGGCGGCAATTCTGGAGCGCACAAATTCCCGGCGCCATTGTAGCGGTTTTGTGCGGCGCCGTCGCCTACGGCTCGGCGCAGGTGATGCGCGCACTTCACTGGCCGGATCTGGTTATTGCCGCGCTTTCCTCGCTCTGTGTTCTAGCGATTTCACTGCTTTTGCTTTTCCGCCTTCCTGCCGCATGGCTGCCCCCGGCAGTCTCTAAAATGCGCGAAGGCATTCGCTCAAAACTGGCCGGTCTCCTTTCCCGTCGTCGCGCCGCCCAACCGTGA